The DNA sequence GCGCGGCCCGTACGGACAGCGGGCGGTGTCGCCAAGGTAAATGATCTGTTCCTTTGGCAGCTGCCGCATAATTTCTTTGGCGACGGTTAAGCCGCCGACTCCTGAATCAATGACACCAATTGCTCTTTCCAAGTGATCGCCTCATTCTTTCATCATTTCTTGATGCAGTTTGCGCAAACAGCGCTCAAAAACGACAATTTCTTCATCCGAAAAGTTTTCCAGCACTTGGGCCAAATCGCGCTGGCGTTTTTCAATCACTTCCTCAATGATGCGCTCGCCTTTTTCGAGCAGGTGAATGCGGACGACGCGCCGATCATGTTCATCACGCACTCGGGCGACGAGACCGTTTCGCTCCATGCGATCGACCAAGTCGGTCGTCGTGCTGCACGCCAAATACATTTTGTTCGATAACTCGCCAACCGTCAAGTCCCCTTCTTCAAGCAGCCATTGCAACGCAACAAACTGCGGAGGCGTGATGGGATAGTTCGTTAAAATTTCGCGGCCGCGCTGTTTTAAGTTGGCGGCGATATAGCGAAGCAATTTTTCCAACTCGGCAACCGTTTTTTCGTTCATCGCAGACGGCATACAATCTCCCCTTGATCATTTTCGCGGCCTGGCCCCAAAACAACGTGCCTCAGCCAACGGCCATTCTATTTTTCATTTTACAATACCGGGGGGCATAATCAATACAAAATATAGAACGCCGCTGCAGACAAAAGGCCAGACAGACGGCAAAGCCTCGTCCGGCCGCAAAGGAACATAACAGCCGGCCACCCGGAAAGGGAAAAGCCGGCATTGTGTGAACTACCCACCACCTACGCTTCGCTTAGAGGTGGGGGCTTCAAGCGACTTGTGTGTGTTCGCTGAACGGTAAGCCACACACAAGAACCCTTTACGCTTCCCTTCGTTCCGAAGGTGTCCGTTCTAGCCATATTCTATCATATTCGTTGGCTAACGCCAACCGAAATTCATCTCCCACTTTCACTGGTGCTGGCGCACCTTCACGTTTAGAAGTAGGAGACTTCTTTCGGAGGGAAGTTAAAGTTTCAGTTCGCCCATTCGAAGCAATTCAATCACAGCTTGCGAGCGCCCCTTGACCCCAAGCTTTTGCATCGCATTCGAAATATGGTTGCGAACGGTTTTTTCACTGATGAACAGTTCTTTGGCGATTTCCTTCGTCGTCTTATCTTGCACGAGCAATTCGAAGACTTCTTTTTCTCTTTTTGTCAAAAGCGGCTTCGATTGAAACGATTGATCCCTCAACGGTGGTAACCCTCCTTGCTCTCAATGGGCCCGAACTGCCGGATGGGTATTTCCTCACCATATCGTATGTGAGAGCAAGGACGGCGGTGACGAAATTTTGCTTATCTAATAGAAAAATAGGTCTTTTTTTTCGCCTCCCCACCTGATCAAAGACAAGGGGGCTGGGCAAGCGCAAAATCCCCTCCATGGCTGGCCACGGAGGGGATGAGAGGTCCAACTGTTACACTTCGTCGCTTCCAAAGAAATCGCGGAACATTTGAATCGTCGTTTCGCGGTTTAACGCCGCGATCGATGTCGTCAACGGAATGCCTTTCGGGCACGATTGCACGCAGTTTTGCGAGTTGCCGCAGTTGGCCAAACCGCCGTCGCCCATAATCGCCCGCAGCCGTTCGGCTTTATGCATCGCTCCGGTCGGATGGGCGTTAAACAGCCGCACCTGCGACAGCGGCGCCGGGCCGATAAAGTTCGACTTGCTGTTGACGTTCGGGCACGCTTCAAGACAGACCCCACACGTCATGCATTTGGACAGCTCGTACGCCCATTGCCGCTTCCGCTCCGGCATGCGCGGACCCGGACCCAAGTCGTACGTTCCGTCGATTGGAATCCATGCTTTGACGAGTTTTAGCGCATCAAACATCCGGCTCCGGTCGATGACCAAGTCGCGGATGACCGGGAACGTGCGCATCGGCTCCAGGCGGATCGGCTGCTCTAATTTATCAATGAGCGCCGCACATGCTTGCCGCGGCTTTCCGTTAATGACCATCGAGCAGGCCCCGCACACTTCTTCCAAACAGTTCATTTCCCAGGCGACCGGCGTCGTTTTTTCCCCTTTGGCGTTGACCGGATTGCGGCGAATTTCCATGAGCGCCGAAATGACGTTCATGTTCGGGCGGTACGGAATGACAAACTCTTCTTCATACGGCGCGGAATCCGGACGATCTTGGCGCGTGATGATGAACCGAACCGTTTTGTTTTCGCTCATCTTACTTCACTTCCTCTTTCTTTTTGCTGTAGTCGCGTTTGCGCGGCTTAATCAACGAGACATCGACATCTTCGTAATGGAACGCCGGACCGTCTGGCGTATAGCGGGCCATCGTCGTTTTCAGCCATTCTTCGTCATTGCGTTCCGGAAACTCCGGCTTGTAGTGCGCCCCGCGGCTTTCGTTGCGATAGTACGCGCCGAGCGTAATGACGCGGGCAAGCTGGAGCATGTTGTACAGCTGGCGGATAAACGTCGCCCCTTGGTTGCTCCATCTCGACGTATCGGTGACGCTGATGTTTTTATACCGCTCCATCAGCTCTTGAATTTTCTCATCGGTCTTCAGCAGCCGGTCGTTGTAGCGGACGATCGTCACGTTTGCCGTCATCCATTCACCGAGCTCTTTATGCAGCACGTAGGCGTTTTCCGTGCCGTCCATCGCCAAAATGTTTTCCCATTTTTCCTGCTCTTGTTTGACATAACGGTCGTACAGCGTCGACGGCATCGCATCGGCCGATTTCTCGAGGCCGCGGATGTAGCGGACTGCATTCGGGCCGGCGACCATTCCACCGTAAATCGCCGACAGAAGCGAGTTTGCCCCGAGACGGTTGGCGCCATGAATGGAATAATCGCACTCACCGGCGGCAAACAGCCCTTTGATGTTCGTCATTTGGTCATAGTCGACCCATAAGCCGCCCATCGAATAGTGAACGGCCGGAAATACTTTCATCGGCACTTTGCGTGGGTCTTCGCCCATGAACTTCTCATAAATTTCGATAATGCCGCCGAGCTTGATATCGAGCTCTTTCGGATCTTTATGGGAAAGATCGAGGTACACCATGTTTTCGCCGTTGATGCCGAGCTTCAAGTCGACGCACACATGGAAAATTTCCCGGGCGGCGATATCGCGCGGCACCAAGTTTCCGTAAGCCGGATATTTTTCCTCAAGAAAATACCATGGTTTTCCATCTTTATACGTCCAGACGCGGCCGCCTTCCCCGCGCGCCGATTCGCTCATCAACCGAAGCTTGTCATCGCCTGGAATCGCGGTCGGATGGATTTGGATAAACTCGCCGTTCGCGTAGTAAACCCCTTGCTGATAGGCGATGGAAGCCGCCGATCCGGTATTGATGACCGAGTTCGTCGATTTCCCGAAAATGATCCCCGGGCCGCCGGTCGCCAAAATGACGGCATCGGCAGGGAACGCTTTAATTTCCATCGAACGCAAGTCTTGCGCGACAATGCCGCGGCAAATTTGTTCGTCATCCAAAACGATCCCCAAAAATTCCCAATGCTCATATTTCGTCACAAGCCCCGCTACTTCATGGCGGCGCACTTGTTCGTCAAGCGCATACAAAATTTGCTGTCCGGTCGTCGCCCCGGCGTACGCCGTGCGGTGGTGCTGCGTCCCGCCGAAACGGCGGAAATCAAGAAGCCCTTCCGGCGTGCGGTTGAACATGACGCCCATCCGGTCGAGCATGTAAATGATCCCTGGCGCCGCCTCACACATCGCTTTGACCGGAGGCTGGTTCGCCAAGAAGTCCCCGCCATAGACGGTATCGTCAAAGTGTTCCCACGGCGAATCGCCTTCCCCTTTCGTGTTGACCGCTCCGTTAATGCCGCCTTGGGCACAGACGGAGTGAGAACGCTTTACCGGAACGAGCGAAAACAACTCAACAGGCACTCCTGCTTCGGCGATTTTAATCGTGGCCATCAAGCCGGCCAACCCGCCGCCGACAACGATGATTTTTCCTTTTTTCATGGCTACTCACTCCCTAGAAAATTGCTGCTTTTGCTTCAATGTCCCTCGGTTTGCCTCTGTCGATCAAGCGTTCGTTCGACAAACGGCTGCAGCGTGATCCATCAAGAGCCAACGCAGCGGTTCATGTCATCCAACAGCTGAAATCAATTTTTTACGCAAAAGCCAAAATGGCGCGAATGCCGACAATCGAAAGCGCGACAAAGATGATCATCGTAATGTACGTGAACACTTGCTGTGAACGAGGGGATACCGTTAAACCCCAGCTGACGAAGAACGACCATAAACCGTTGGCGAAGTGAAAGACGGTCGACAAAATACCGATAATATAAAACCAAAGCATAAATGGATTATCGACAATATTGGCCATCATATCATAATTCACTTCAGCGCCAAACACGGCTTGCACCCTTGTTTCATACACGTGCCAGACGACAAAAATCAATGTGATAATGCCCGTAATCCGCTGAAGCATGAACATCCAGTTGCGGAAATAGCCGTACTGGCGCGTGTTGAATTTGGCTGTAAACGCGATGTAAATGCCGTATACCGCGTGGAACAGCAATGGAAGGAAAATAATGAAAATTTCCAAGAAAATACGGAACGGCAAGTTTTCCATAAACGCAGCCGCCCGGTTAAACGCTTCCGGTCCGCGCGTCGCAAAATGGTTGACGACCAAGTGCTGCACTAAAAACACCCCAACGGGGATAACCCCGAGCAGCGAATGGAGCCGGCGATAATAAAACTCGCGATTCCCTGCCATTATGTAAACCCCCTTTAACGTAAGTAAAAATAAATTCTCCTCGTTACAGAATGGATAGAAACGCCTTCCATTTCCATCTTGCATTTGTCACATTCATTGTACTCCCACATTATACAAGCGTCAAGAAAACATCGTCACAAAGTGTTCAAACATTCTCCGTTCACGTTTTTTGCAAGAAAGAGAGTGCATGCCGGCGGCTGTTTGGCTATAATGGGAAAATGGATAGAAAGAGGGGAACATGATGAGACAGCCATCATTGGAAAAACAGTACGAAACATTTCGATCGATTACCCAATCGGCGTTTGGCGCTGAGCTGCTCCGCCATTCGCTTCTTCCCGAGCTGCTCGGCAAAAACGCCCCGTCCCTTTTATACTGGGCGGGCAGACAGCTGGCGCGTCGCTATCCGCTTCGCGACTTGGAACAAATCGCCGCTTTTTTTGAGGAGGCCGGCTGGGGAACGCTGACGGCTGGCGAAGAACGGAACGACGAGCTGCCCATCGAGCTGTCCGGCTCTATCATCGCCGCTCGCTTTTCCTTGTACGGCAGCTGCTCGTTTCAGCTCGAAGCCGGATTTCTTGCCGAACAGATTGAGCAGCAAAAACGTCTTGTCACCGAAGCGGTTGAACTGCCGGCCAAGCGAGCCGGCCAGGCGCGCATTTTAGTCAAATGGGACCGGAAGCAGCCCATCGAGTAACGAAAGGGCGTCCCGGCTCAGCCGGACGCCCTTTCGTTTCCGTTTGCAGTTATTCATGCAGCTTCTCATAAATCTTCTCCGCCACCGCCCGCGGAATGTTCGCCTGTTGCAGCTCTTCCACCGTCGCCTCTTTCATCTTTTTCACCGAGCCGAAATAATTCAAGAGTGCTTTTTTCCGCTTTTTCCCAACACCCGGGATGTCATCAAGCACGGAATGGAACATCGTCTTCTGCCGCGCCTGGCGGTGGAACGTGACCGCAAACCGGTGCACTTCGTCTTGAATGCGCTGCAATAAATAAAACTCTTGGCTTTGCCGGTCAAGCGGCACGACCGTTGGCGGGTCGCCGGCCAAAAGCTCGGATGTGCGGTGTTTTTCGTCTTTCGCCAGCCCGGCCAGCGGCACATCGAGGCCAAGCTCGTTTTCCAATACATCCCGCACCGCCGACAAGTGTCCTTTGCCGCCGTCGATGATGATCAAATCGGGAAGCGGCAATCCTTCTTTCAACACGCGCGTATAGCGGCGGCGCACAACTTCGCGCATCGTTTCATAATCGTTCGGTCCCGCCACTGTTTTTACCTTATATTTCCGGTATTCTTTTTTCGCCGGCTTGCCATCGAGGAAAACGACGAGCGCCGAGACCGGATCGGCCCCGTAAATGTTCGAGTTGTCAAACGCCTCGATGCGGCGCGGCGCCGGAATGCCAAGACGCTCTCCGAGACGTTCGATGGCTTTGATCGTCCGTTCTTCGTCCCGCTCGATGAAATAAAATTTTTCTTTCAGAGCAATGGCCGCGTTTTGGCTCGCCAGCTCCACAAGCTCTTTTTTCTTCCCTTTTTTCGGCTGGACGACGGCTACGCCGAGCAATTCACGGGCAAGCTCCCCGTCAATGTCGGACGGGAGGACGACTTCTTTTGGCTTCAAATGATGCGCTTTCGCATAAAACTGGCCCAAAAACGTCAGCATTTCCTCATCCGGGTCTTGATAAAGCGGAAAAATGGACACGTCGCGCTCGATCAGCTTTCCTTGGCGGAGGAAAAACACTTGCACGCACATCCAGCCCTTGTCGTACGCATAGCCGAATACATCGCGGTCGATGAAATCATTGAACATCATTTTTTGCTTTTCCATCGTCATCTCAATCGCCGCGATTTGGTCGCGGTATTCTTTCGCCCGCTCAAATTCGAGCGCTTCCGCCGCCTCGTGCATTTTCTCGGCCAACTCCCGCTTTACGTCTTCATAGCCGCCGTTTAAAAAGCGGACGATTTGTTCAACCATCGCCTTATTTTGTTCGTCCGACACCGGGTTGACGCACGGGGCGAGGCATTGGCCCATATGGTAATACAAACAGGCGCGCGAAGGCATCGTCGAACATTTGCGGAGCGGATACAAACGGTCGAGCAGCTTTTTCGTTTCGTTCGCCGCCTGCACGTTCGGATACGGGCCGAAATATTTGCCGCCGTCTTTTTTCACTTTGCGGGTGATGAGCAAGCGCGGATGTTGTTCCGCGGTGATTTTAATAAACGGGTAGCTTTTATCATCCTTGAGCATGACGTTGTATTTCGGATCATGCTTTTTGATCAAATTCATCTCCAAAATGAGCGCCTCGGCGTTTGACGAGGTGACGATGTATTCGAAATCGGCGATTTCCTCCACAAGCCGCTGCGTTTTGCCATCATGCGTCCCGGTAAAATACGAGCGGACGCGCGCCTTCAACGACTTCGCCTTGCCGACGTAAATGACCGTTCCGTGTTTGTCTTTCATTAAATAGCAGCCCGGCTGTTCCGGGAGCACGGACAGCTTTTCCTTCAGCCGGTCGTTCATGGCCATCCCCTCACTCTCCGTCCACCCATTCATACAGTGTAATCGTTCCATACACCGGGTCGGCAAGCGGACTGGAACGATACGTTTTCACTTTGCGCACATGGCGGGAAATATCGATCCCTTGAGCCTCGAACCCTTGGACAACGTGATTGGTCATATATATCATAGCATGGCGGTAGTTTTCTTTGTCTTGCAAAAAGAAGGAAAAATGGAGCACGTCTTTATGTGGAAAGGGCACGTTCAAATAGTCTAGGACGCGCGTCTCTTCCCACGTATATACCACAAACGGCTGCGGCTTGTCACGCAAATCGTCGGCAAGCTGATACACTGCCGGGGGCGTCTTTGCCTGCTCGTGCAGCAGCCCGATGCCGATTGCAGACTGCAGCAGCACAACCGCCGCTGCCAGCGCTAATCTCCATGCCTTCGGCGCAGCCAAAAAGCGGCCCCACACATAAAACAGCGCAAAATGAACCAACGGAAGAAGGTGGCGCGGCTTGTCAATATTTTGTCCAAACAGCGCCCAGACAGCATACAGCAACGCGGAAACGACAAGCGCACGCGGCAGCTGAAACCGCCCCGTGCGCCAGGCGATGGCACCGATTGCCGCATAGGCGGACAGCAATGAAACGTGCTGGCTGGCGATGCCGGTCCAAACAAAGTTGTGGACGATAAAGCGGTACAATCGCTCAGAAAACGGCAGCGGGCTCGTTGCCGCCGTTCCGCCCCATTCGCTGAAATGACCGGCAACAAACGCCCAACCAAGCTTGAAAAACGGCCAAAGGCCGCCTTCCGTCGCCGCGACCGCCGCCACCCAAACAAATTGAAAGGCGGCCGCCGCCAACAGCGATGCCGCCACGCGGCCGAGGCGGCGGTGCGTTTTCCAGTCTTCATGCCAAAGGATCAACAACGCGGCAGCAAACGGGGCATAAGACAAACGGATGCCCATGAGGATGCTAAACAACGCGGACGGCCAAAGCTGCGCCATCCATGTTGTTCGCCGCCGCGCCCATTCCACCGCCCATATGTACCACCAAAGCACGCCAAGCGCCGCGCCGTCCGACATCGGTCTGGCGGCGGCAAGGAGCACGTAGCTTGAAGAAAGCACCGAAAGCGCCGCCCATAGCGCCGCTGAGCGCGGCATATGGCGAGCGAGCAGCCAAACGATGGGAAAGACAGCGGAATACAACACAAGCACGTTCAAAATCGAAAGCGCTTTGGCTGGATTAGCGATTGCGGCATGAACAGCCATCCCGCCCAAAACGAAATATGGATATCCTGGAAAATGCGGCTGCATCGCCAACAAATCATAGCGCTCCAGCGCCCGCGCAAAGTCAACTTCGTCCCACGAGGCCGCGTACGGGCTGGCGTAACGCAGGCCGGCCCCCAACAAAACGGCAGCCAAGCCGATGCTGAAGCCAAGCCAAACGCGGTCAAGAAACGGTCGTTTCATCGCATCCCCCCTAAAGGGCTGGTGATTTAATACAAAATACTGCTATTCCCATCTGTTTCTCAATTAGATAAACCATGCGAAATCAACCTTCTTTTTTGGGGCGAAATGCCACTGATTTACTGGTGGCCGCGGTTTTTCACCAGCCTTCTAAAGAAAAAGTACAAGGCATCCGCGCCTTGTACCTTACATCACCCGTTTTGTCTGTTCCTCCAATGCCGCCGATGGTTGCTCCTGTTTGCCGCTTTGTTGCCCATGGCGGCTCGTCACGAGCAAGTAAATCACGACAAAATAACCGATATAGGCGATCATTTCCTCGAGCGACGGCATTGATGAATAGCCAAACAACGCTTTTAAAAAGACGCCGACTTCGCCGGAAAAGACAGGGGCGACGCCATGGTCGCGCACGTAATGTTCGTAATCGATCGGATGTTCCGGAAGCAGCCACGTCAAATCGTATACATGCGGCATGACGCTGCCGATGAGGCCGATATCTTGCATCATCGAAATGGCTTGCACGAGCAGTCCAGCGGCAATTAGGACGATAAACGCGCCGGTGACTTTAAAAAACGTCTTCAACGGAATGCGCATCGTCCCTTTAAAGAAGAAGTAGCTGACGAAAGCAGCAATGGCAACCCCAGTTGCCGCTCCCCATCCTTGCATCGCCGCTCCGATGTTGCCGTGCGTAATCGCAGCGAAGAAGAAGACCGTTTCCACCCCTTCACGCAACACGACCAAAAACGAGTGAATGACCATGCCGACGACATTGCCGGCGGTGACAAACTGATCCATTTTCCCTTCCAAGCTTTTTTTCATGTCCCGGCTGTGTTCGGCCATCCAGAACACCATTTGCGTCAACAGCAGCGTGGAAACGACCATGATGCCGATCTTTAAATATATCTCGCTTCCCATTGCCGCAAAACCGGTAAAGACAAGCTGAAACAACATGGCGACACCGACGCTCGCCGCCACAGCGAGAGCGGCGCCAAGCCATACGTATTTCGTGTATTCGCGGTGACCGACCCGTTTCAAATACGAGGTGATGATGCCAACGATCAGCAGCGCTTCCAGTGCTTCGCGAAACGTAATGAGCAGCGCTTGAACTTCCATGCCCCCGCCTCCCCTTCACATGTAAACTAAGCCCGTTTCCGACGTCGCACATAAATCAAGGCAGTGCCAATGATGATCGCAACGATGATAATGAGAGGAATCCAGTTTTTTGATTTCGACAAATCCGTCCATTCCTTTTTTTTCACTTCATCCGGTTTTTCTGTAGCACTGTCCGAAAAATGGCCAACTTCTAAGCTTTTCAAACCGAATTGTTGTTGCAGCACGGTTAAAATAGTCTCTTTGCTTTTTTTAAACGCATTGATGTCCGATTTTTTCTCGCCGACGCCAAATAACCCCGGGTTGCCAAGCGACTGCAGAGCCTTGTCAAACTCGGTGCGCAGCTGTTTGTCAAGCGCAGGGTCTTTCCCTTGGATGATTGGCGACAGCGCCTCATACGTCGCAAACGCCTTCGCCAACAGCCGCTTGCTCGTGTCGTACTGATCAAAGTTCGCCTCAATATTGTCCAAACGTCGGGCGATATTGAGCACTAAAATTTTTTCCATATCTTTGATCACAGCCTGGCGGTCCTTCGCTTCGATGGCTGCAAGCACGGCCTTGGACGGCTCAGGTCCCATATGCATGTCGATTTCTTCTTTTATGGTTCCGAAAATTTCCTTCGCTGCGGCAAAGTTCGGCGGCTGCTCGTTCAACTTTTCTTTCATCTCTTTATACGCCTCAGCAACCGCTTCTTTGTTCGGATCTCCATACAAATAGGCGAACGCTTTCAGCGGAATGAGATTGAGAATAATGATCACTGCTATGTAAAAAAAGAAACGGGATGTTTTCACGTTTCTGATCCCCCTCCATCAAGATCAATGATAATCATTATCACCATCATTGTCAATATTGGGAAAAATGGCCGGCGGCCCAAGGCGGCCGCCTCACGAACAATGGCGCTCCCGCTCCAAAGAAAGCAGATGCGCTTTTCGGTCAATGACCGCTTTTGTTACCGGGCGGCGCATTTCCTTCCAGATGGCCGGGATGACCGCGGTCATATAGGCGGTGAACTTGATG is a window from the Geobacillus stearothermophilus ATCC 12980 genome containing:
- a CDS encoding MarR family winged helix-turn-helix transcriptional regulator, which gives rise to MPSAMNEKTVAELEKLLRYIAANLKQRGREILTNYPITPPQFVALQWLLEEGDLTVGELSNKMYLACSTTTDLVDRMERNGLVARVRDEHDRRVVRIHLLEKGERIIEEVIEKRQRDLAQVLENFSDEEIVVFERCLRKLHQEMMKE
- a CDS encoding helix-turn-helix domain-containing protein gives rise to the protein MRDQSFQSKPLLTKREKEVFELLVQDKTTKEIAKELFISEKTVRNHISNAMQKLGVKGRSQAVIELLRMGELKL
- the sdhB gene encoding succinate dehydrogenase iron-sulfur subunit — encoded protein: MSENKTVRFIITRQDRPDSAPYEEEFVIPYRPNMNVISALMEIRRNPVNAKGEKTTPVAWEMNCLEEVCGACSMVINGKPRQACAALIDKLEQPIRLEPMRTFPVIRDLVIDRSRMFDALKLVKAWIPIDGTYDLGPGPRMPERKRQWAYELSKCMTCGVCLEACPNVNSKSNFIGPAPLSQVRLFNAHPTGAMHKAERLRAIMGDGGLANCGNSQNCVQSCPKGIPLTTSIAALNRETTIQMFRDFFGSDEV
- the sdhA gene encoding succinate dehydrogenase flavoprotein subunit, encoding MKKGKIIVVGGGLAGLMATIKIAEAGVPVELFSLVPVKRSHSVCAQGGINGAVNTKGEGDSPWEHFDDTVYGGDFLANQPPVKAMCEAAPGIIYMLDRMGVMFNRTPEGLLDFRRFGGTQHHRTAYAGATTGQQILYALDEQVRRHEVAGLVTKYEHWEFLGIVLDDEQICRGIVAQDLRSMEIKAFPADAVILATGGPGIIFGKSTNSVINTGSAASIAYQQGVYYANGEFIQIHPTAIPGDDKLRLMSESARGEGGRVWTYKDGKPWYFLEEKYPAYGNLVPRDIAAREIFHVCVDLKLGINGENMVYLDLSHKDPKELDIKLGGIIEIYEKFMGEDPRKVPMKVFPAVHYSMGGLWVDYDQMTNIKGLFAAGECDYSIHGANRLGANSLLSAIYGGMVAGPNAVRYIRGLEKSADAMPSTLYDRYVKQEQEKWENILAMDGTENAYVLHKELGEWMTANVTIVRYNDRLLKTDEKIQELMERYKNISVTDTSRWSNQGATFIRQLYNMLQLARVITLGAYYRNESRGAHYKPEFPERNDEEWLKTTMARYTPDGPAFHYEDVDVSLIKPRKRDYSKKKEEVK
- a CDS encoding succinate dehydrogenase cytochrome b558 subunit, with product MAGNREFYYRRLHSLLGVIPVGVFLVQHLVVNHFATRGPEAFNRAAAFMENLPFRIFLEIFIIFLPLLFHAVYGIYIAFTAKFNTRQYGYFRNWMFMLQRITGIITLIFVVWHVYETRVQAVFGAEVNYDMMANIVDNPFMLWFYIIGILSTVFHFANGLWSFFVSWGLTVSPRSQQVFTYITMIIFVALSIVGIRAILAFA
- a CDS encoding YslB family protein, with the protein product MRQPSLEKQYETFRSITQSAFGAELLRHSLLPELLGKNAPSLLYWAGRQLARRYPLRDLEQIAAFFEEAGWGTLTAGEERNDELPIELSGSIIAARFSLYGSCSFQLEAGFLAEQIEQQKRLVTEAVELPAKRAGQARILVKWDRKQPIE
- the uvrC gene encoding excinuclease ABC subunit UvrC, yielding MNDRLKEKLSVLPEQPGCYLMKDKHGTVIYVGKAKSLKARVRSYFTGTHDGKTQRLVEEIADFEYIVTSSNAEALILEMNLIKKHDPKYNVMLKDDKSYPFIKITAEQHPRLLITRKVKKDGGKYFGPYPNVQAANETKKLLDRLYPLRKCSTMPSRACLYYHMGQCLAPCVNPVSDEQNKAMVEQIVRFLNGGYEDVKRELAEKMHEAAEALEFERAKEYRDQIAAIEMTMEKQKMMFNDFIDRDVFGYAYDKGWMCVQVFFLRQGKLIERDVSIFPLYQDPDEEMLTFLGQFYAKAHHLKPKEVVLPSDIDGELARELLGVAVVQPKKGKKKELVELASQNAAIALKEKFYFIERDEERTIKAIERLGERLGIPAPRRIEAFDNSNIYGADPVSALVVFLDGKPAKKEYRKYKVKTVAGPNDYETMREVVRRRYTRVLKEGLPLPDLIIIDGGKGHLSAVRDVLENELGLDVPLAGLAKDEKHRTSELLAGDPPTVVPLDRQSQEFYLLQRIQDEVHRFAVTFHRQARQKTMFHSVLDDIPGVGKKRKKALLNYFGSVKKMKEATVEELQQANIPRAVAEKIYEKLHE
- a CDS encoding FTR1 family iron permease, which codes for MEVQALLITFREALEALLIVGIITSYLKRVGHREYTKYVWLGAALAVAASVGVAMLFQLVFTGFAAMGSEIYLKIGIMVVSTLLLTQMVFWMAEHSRDMKKSLEGKMDQFVTAGNVVGMVIHSFLVVLREGVETVFFFAAITHGNIGAAMQGWGAATGVAIAAFVSYFFFKGTMRIPLKTFFKVTGAFIVLIAAGLLVQAISMMQDIGLIGSVMPHVYDLTWLLPEHPIDYEHYVRDHGVAPVFSGEVGVFLKALFGYSSMPSLEEMIAYIGYFVVIYLLVTSRHGQQSGKQEQPSAALEEQTKRVM